A window of Notolabrus celidotus isolate fNotCel1 chromosome 11, fNotCel1.pri, whole genome shotgun sequence contains these coding sequences:
- the si:ch211-220i18.4 gene encoding SRSF protein kinase 3, which produces MQKSPCTACKATQQDQIFKALESHEQLDPKDSQDSEDPREYCYGGYHPVQIGDTLNGRYQVVSKLGWGYFSTVWLCLDLTLGRRVAVKVLKSGAGFTQAGQDELALLRCAGGPTSRHPSSQRIVQLLDEFKLAGVNGIHICLVLELLGPDLRGWQLCFGNPGLSHRLVKQILTQVLQGLDYLHTQCKIIHTDIKPENILLFSEELSHGAPAGGSTSSSVPPRNEANSTEKECMNPYSLKDITVKIADLGSSCWVYKHFCEEIQTRQYRSLEVLLGSEYGPPADIWSVACMAFELVTGDSLFEPKASESVSLEEDHIALIMKLLGKIPPALALSGRYSAEYFSRRGDLRRVGLLRLWSLYDVLVEKYHFLLEEASEFSDFLLRMLDYHPERRLTAAQCLHHPWLTS; this is translated from the exons ATGCAGAAGAGTCCCTGTACAGCATGTAAGGCCACTCAGCAGGATCAGAT TTTCAAGGCCCTGGAGAGCCACGAGCAGCTAGATCCGAAGGACAGCCAGGACTCTGAGGACCCCCGGGAGTACTGTTATG GAGGGTACCACCCGGTTCAGATTGGTGACACCCTGAACGGACGATACCAGGTGGTTTCTAAGCTGGGCTGGGGCTATTTCTCCACCGTCTGGCTGTGTCTGGACCTCAC GCTTGGTCGGCGTGTCGCTGTGAAGGTGCTGAAGAGCGGAGCTGGCTTCACCCAGGCAGGACAGGATGAGCTTGCCCTCCTACGATGT GCCGGTGGTCCCACAAGCCGTCATCCCTCCAGTCAAAGGATTGTCCAGCTGCTCGATGAGTTCAAGCTGGCCGGGGTCAACGGGATCC ATATTTGCCTGGTCCTGGAGCTGCTAGGACCGGACCTGAGAGGCTGGCAGCTTTGTTTTGGGAATCCTGGACTGTCGCATCGTTTGGTCAAACAAATACTCACTCAG GTTCTGCAGGGCCTGGACTACCTCCACACTCAGTGTAAAATCATCCACACGGACATCAAGCCCGAGAACATCCTGCTGTTTTCTGAAGAACTGTCCCACGGagctccagcagggggcagcacctcctcctctgtgcccCCTCGGAATGAAGCCAACTCTACAG AGAAGGAGTGCATGAACCCGTACAGCTTAAAGGACATTACAGTGAAGATAGCTGACCTGGGCAGCTCCTGCTGGGTG TACAAACACTTCTGTGAGGAGATTCAAACCCGTCAGTACCGTTCACTGGAGGTTTTACTGGGATCTGAGTACGGCCCGCCCGCTGACATCTGGAGTGTCGCCTGCATG GCCTTCGAGTTGGTCACTGGAGACTCTCTGTTTGAACCCAAAGCCAGCGAGTCTGTGTCCCTGGAGGAAG ATCATATCGCCCTGATCATGAAGCTGCTTGGGAAAATCCCACCAGCTCTGGCCTTATCAGGCAGATACTCTGCAGAGTACTTCAGCCGCAGAG GTGACCTGCGTCGTGTCGGTCTACTCAGGCTCTGGAGCCTTTACGATGTCCTGGTGGAGAAATACCACTTCTTGTTGGAGGAGGCCTCTGAGTTCTCTGACTTTCTTCTCCGCATGTTGGATTATCATCCTGAAAGGAGGCTGACCGCCGCACAGTGCCTCCACCATCCATGGCTGACCTCATGA